A part of Bufo gargarizans isolate SCDJY-AF-19 unplaced genomic scaffold, ASM1485885v1 original_scaffold_1406_pilon, whole genome shotgun sequence genomic DNA contains:
- the LOC122923255 gene encoding proteinase-activated receptor 3-like: MSLRVLYNIVLLMSLLGILKASCPRAPPKKGRVILNSNCTASKLDIEILKHLEDTITTRVVPAVFTVVFFLGLPANSIALWVLIFKTKKMPSTMLLINLAAADLLFLLALPFKITYHFMENNWIFGETLCRIVTAVFYGNMYGSVLFLMAISIDRYIGLVHPFSAKGLRDWRYCTYASIGLWLVAIAAVSAFTFVPQTKHFNYPDRTTCHDIWANCTGYNWYTLYFLGLVIIGFFIPSVVILFCYVLILVTLAKKKESYRRVIGLISLVLIIFILCFTPSNILLVLHYLETEWDCHNQLYFWYVVALSLTSLNSCIDPFIYCYASSDFWTTVKDTLCISREGNSVSSEGTKRSKLTLSSDKEMLRSGA, from the exons ATGTCTCTGCGGGTTCTGTACAACATTGTGCTTCTTATGTCTCTTTTGGGCATTTTGAAGGCTTCCTGTCCAAGAG cTCCTCCAAAGAAGGGCAGAGTGATCTTAAACAGTAATTGTACCGCTTCCAAATTAGACATTGAAATTCTGAAGCATCTGGAGGATACCATCACTACGAGGGTTGTGCCTGCTGTCTTCACTGTGGTATTCTTCTTGGGTCTTCCAGCAAATAGTATTGCTTTATGGGTGCTCATTTTCAAAACTAAGAAGATGCCTTCTACTATGTTATTAATCAACCTGGCCGCTGCAGACTTACTGTTCTTGTTGGCTTTGCCCTTCAAGATAACTTACCATTTCATGGAAAACAACTGGATTTTCGGTGAAACTCTCTGTCGGATAGTCACTGCAGTGTTCTATGGAAATATGTATGGCTCAGTGTTATTCCTCATGGCCATCAGTATTGATCGCTACATTGGTCTAGTTCATCCATTCAGTGCAAAAGGTCTACGGGACTGGAGATACTGTACATATGCATCTATTGGACTCTGGCTTGTGGCTATAGCTGCTGTATCTGCATTTACTTTTGTACCACAGACAAAACATTTTAATTATCCAGACAGAACAACTTGCCATGACATCTGGGCAAACTGTACGGGCTATAACTGGTACACGCTGTATTTTCTTGGACTAGTGATTATAGGGTTTTTTATTCCATCGGTGGTCATTTTATTCTGCTACGTTCTGATTTTGGTGACGCTGGCAAAGAAAAAAGAATCTTACAGACGTGTTATAGGATTAATATCATTGGTGCTTATCATATTCATCCTGTGCTTTACACCCAGTAACATTTTACTTGTGCTTCATTATTTGGAGACAGAGTGGGATTGCCATAATCAACTTTACTTCTGGTACGTGGTGGCCCTGTCTCTAACGTCACTGAACAGCTGTATTGACCCTTTCATCTATTGTTATGCTTCGAGTGATTTCTGGACTACGGTAAAGGATACACTTTGTATTAGCAGGGAAGGAAATAGTGTGTCATCAGAAGGCACTAAGAGATCTAAGCTCACGTTGTCATCAGATAAAGAGATGTTAAGATCTGGTGCCTAG